A region from the Mycoplasmopsis phocirhinis genome encodes:
- a CDS encoding RNA-binding protein encodes MNKKGDILFGKIIHISADNLTVLTNKKYIFTIPKNLVTDFEWKNLFCEFNLKDKINFYVEEINHENQTGIGNFKQNHPYFCKKPFNEELKETKHGFKTLKNSITKEIEKYENEVVNAEINN; translated from the coding sequence ATGAACAAAAAAGGTGACATTTTATTTGGTAAAATTATCCATATCAGTGCTGATAATTTAACGGTATTAACTAATAAAAAATATATTTTTACAATTCCGAAAAATTTAGTTACTGACTTTGAGTGAAAGAATCTTTTTTGCGAATTTAATTTAAAGGATAAAATTAACTTTTACGTAGAAGAAATTAATCATGAAAATCAAACAGGAATTGGCAATTTTAAACAAAACCACCCATATTTTTGCAAAAAACCATTTAATGAAGAACTTAAAGAAACAAAACACGGATTTAAAACACTAAAAAATTCAATTACCAAAGAAATAGAAAAATATGAAAATGAGGTAGTTAATGCCGAAATTAACAATTAA